One genomic window of Arcobacter sp. CECT 8986 includes the following:
- a CDS encoding c-type cytochrome, translated as MYKLENIKKHNALLKSVLCIFAVSGILFANDNIAVDGGKKYPVKDGMYTKYHVNTQGYKKFNFGREATQDEINAWNVDVRPDGEGLPKYDTKNGKVVLEDGKPKIAQGSVELGEELYDEKCASCHGDFGSGGKGYPTLAGGSKNSLTLQRLNPADMNPNPEGPFKTIGSYWPYASTLFWYIQDSMPFTNPKTLTNSQTYALVAYLLSVNNIKINGEELDYEFILNKENFSKIKLPNEDGFYPNVDTPKNPKQGVENITKFLADAKNYGTGTRCMKDCIKEDVDKLLLKMRHDLSKDANQPLSTKRDLPKVKEGEQSSVGKTIYESKCAVCHGNDAIGAPVLKDKEAWANVVKKGMDKVYSNALNGVNAMPPKGGHMDISDEDIKKTVDYMVESSK; from the coding sequence ATGTACAAATTAGAAAACATAAAAAAGCATAATGCTCTTCTAAAATCGGTTTTATGTATATTTGCTGTTTCAGGAATATTATTTGCAAATGATAATATTGCTGTTGATGGTGGTAAAAAATATCCTGTTAAAGATGGAATGTATACAAAATACCATGTTAATACACAAGGATATAAAAAATTTAATTTTGGTAGAGAAGCAACACAAGATGAGATAAATGCATGGAATGTTGATGTTAGACCAGATGGAGAAGGACTTCCAAAATATGATACAAAAAATGGGAAAGTTGTATTAGAAGATGGAAAACCAAAAATTGCACAAGGAAGTGTAGAACTAGGAGAAGAGTTATATGATGAAAAATGTGCAAGCTGTCATGGTGATTTTGGTTCTGGAGGAAAAGGATATCCAACATTAGCAGGTGGGTCTAAAAATTCTTTAACTTTACAAAGATTAAATCCAGCAGATATGAATCCAAATCCAGAAGGTCCATTTAAAACAATTGGTTCTTATTGGCCATATGCAAGTACATTGTTTTGGTATATTCAAGATTCAATGCCATTTACAAATCCTAAGACTTTAACAAATAGTCAAACATACGCACTTGTGGCATATTTATTATCTGTAAATAACATTAAAATAAATGGAGAAGAGTTAGATTATGAATTTATTTTAAATAAAGAAAACTTTTCTAAAATTAAATTACCAAACGAAGATGGTTTTTATCCAAATGTGGATACTCCTAAAAATCCAAAACAAGGAGTTGAAAATATTACAAAATTTCTTGCAGATGCAAAAAATTATGGTACTGGTACAAGATGTATGAAAGACTGTATCAAAGAGGATGTTGATAAATTACTTTTAAAAATGAGACACGATTTATCAAAAGATGCAAATCAGCCTTTATCTACAAAAAGAGATTTACCAAAAGTAAAAGAGGGTGAACAATCTAGCGTAGGTAAAACTATTTACGAATCAAAATGTGCAGTTTGTCATGGAAATGATGCTATAGGTGCACCAGTTTTAAAAGATAAAGAAGCTTGGGCAAATGTAGTAAAAAAAGGTATGGATAAAGTTTATAGTAATGCACTAAATGGTGTAAATGCTATGCCACCAAAGGGTGGACACATGGATATCTCTGATGAAGATATTAAAAAAACCGTTGATTATATGGTAGAATCTAGTAAATAA
- the soxX gene encoding sulfur oxidation c-type cytochrome SoxX — protein sequence MKLAKSFLLVSITCGLFSISSFASDNTKLINEGEKIFNTKNLGNCLACHAANGKNVDGPGSMGPKLQYLSSWPDEALYAKIYDPYTTNPISQMPAFGKNGWLSDHQIKALIAYLKTIN from the coding sequence ATGAAATTAGCTAAATCTTTTTTACTTGTAAGTATTACTTGTGGGTTATTTTCAATTAGTTCTTTTGCTTCGGATAATACGAAGCTAATAAATGAGGGTGAAAAGATTTTTAATACTAAAAATCTAGGAAACTGTCTTGCATGTCATGCAGCAAATGGTAAAAATGTAGATGGACCAGGAAGTATGGGACCAAAACTGCAATATTTATCATCTTGGCCTGATGAAGCATTATATGCTAAGATTTATGATCCATACACAACTAATCCAATTTCTCAAATGCCTGCATTTGGTAAAAATGGATGGTTAAGTGATCATCAAATTAAAGCACTTATTGCTTATTTAAAAACAATAAATTAA